The Geoglobus acetivorans genome window below encodes:
- a CDS encoding GMP synthase subunit A, protein MAVKIYVVYNLGQYNHLIYRMLRDLEVETKLIENSTPPEEIDADGLVIGGGPSMEKSGRSADYVRELSIPILGICLGHQIIASVFGGRVDRGDVGGYAENEVSILEEDELFVGFPEKIRVWESHMDEVKVLPENFELLATSGICEVEAMKHKNRPIYGVQWHPEVYHSEYGEELYSNFIEICKR, encoded by the coding sequence ATGGCCGTGAAAATCTATGTGGTTTACAACCTCGGACAGTACAACCACCTGATTTATCGAATGCTGAGGGACCTGGAGGTCGAGACGAAGCTGATCGAGAACAGCACACCGCCCGAAGAAATCGACGCTGACGGGCTTGTTATAGGTGGCGGACCGAGCATGGAAAAATCTGGAAGAAGTGCGGATTATGTCAGAGAACTGAGTATCCCCATTCTCGGCATCTGTCTCGGGCATCAGATAATAGCAAGCGTTTTTGGAGGCAGGGTTGACCGGGGAGATGTTGGGGGATATGCTGAAAATGAGGTAAGTATCCTTGAGGAGGATGAACTTTTCGTCGGCTTTCCGGAAAAGATCAGGGTATGGGAGAGCCACATGGATGAGGTTAAGGTTTTGCCCGAAAACTTCGAGCTTCTGGCCACCTCCGGTATATGCGAGGTTGAAGCGATGAAGCATAAAAATAGGCCAATTTACGGTGTTCAGTGGCATCCTGAGGTTTATCACAGCGAATACGGTGAGGAGCTTTACAGCAATTTCATTGAGATCTGCAAAAGATAA
- a CDS encoding ATP-binding protein produces MKSVYDEYNNIGEYGTAHPYIAGPVKNMKIKTRLSVIIAVAFLIYFILIASLVAYLLKSNSDDFYTRWLENDRKSLETIFDREFKDLAEVYYHAINQNVDLSEIARSHEYSYIIFFDRNGNILRVVGNPLFSDSIPNSTFRDIASLAKAYTIPLKGFFYDNGLYMLYSVPVYENGSYKGYTTVLRKFTDSDIEYTKSVLDVDILEFQRERVEKNGEVSIFYPVYDPKNNMIGYFRLAYINDIDPLIVQSYQYGLLASGAILLVTIVALTQIIDRTFLKRLEVLKNFMENISRRGFKTGERVKLSGDDEIRVLADSINSALNVIEHNNKRIEGLSENLRIVNKALRHDLINDLSVIRGFAELAMENQACEYCPRIVERVDKAVNMIRKMKEVEQTISSRDFSSFRISEVIASVMQNYDIKWSIYGDARVMADFGIYSVFENLISNAVKHGKTDRMKFEVLHENGEVTIRTIDYGVGIPEEIRDRIFDEGFTTSSGQGIGLFIVKKLIEKYGGSVSVHTNEPSGTVFTIKLKSVQDNN; encoded by the coding sequence TTGAAATCCGTATATGATGAGTATAATAATATTGGCGAGTACGGGACGGCGCACCCGTACATTGCGGGTCCGGTGAAAAATATGAAAATAAAAACCAGACTCAGCGTAATAATTGCTGTCGCATTCCTGATCTATTTCATACTCATAGCCTCTCTTGTCGCATACCTGCTCAAGTCAAATTCTGACGATTTCTACACCAGGTGGCTGGAAAACGACAGAAAATCACTTGAAACCATTTTTGACAGGGAGTTCAAAGACCTCGCCGAGGTATATTACCACGCAATCAACCAGAATGTCGACCTCTCAGAGATTGCCAGAAGTCATGAATACTCATACATAATCTTCTTCGACAGAAACGGGAATATTTTGAGAGTCGTGGGCAACCCGCTATTTTCAGACAGCATACCCAACAGCACTTTCAGAGATATCGCATCCCTGGCAAAAGCCTATACCATCCCTCTGAAGGGATTTTTCTATGATAATGGTCTCTACATGCTGTATTCAGTCCCGGTTTACGAGAATGGAAGCTACAAAGGCTACACAACCGTTCTAAGAAAATTTACCGATAGCGACATAGAGTACACAAAATCCGTCCTCGATGTGGACATACTGGAATTCCAGCGGGAGAGGGTCGAAAAAAATGGTGAAGTGAGCATATTTTATCCCGTCTACGATCCGAAAAACAACATGATTGGCTATTTCAGGCTGGCTTACATAAACGACATCGATCCGCTGATCGTCCAGAGCTACCAGTACGGTCTCTTAGCTTCGGGAGCAATACTGCTAGTAACCATAGTTGCCCTGACTCAGATCATAGACAGGACCTTCCTGAAAAGACTTGAGGTCCTCAAGAACTTCATGGAGAACATAAGCAGAAGGGGTTTCAAAACGGGGGAGAGAGTAAAGCTTTCCGGAGATGACGAAATCAGAGTCCTCGCAGACTCCATAAACAGCGCCCTCAATGTCATTGAGCACAACAACAAAAGGATAGAGGGTCTGAGCGAGAACCTCCGCATCGTGAATAAAGCTCTCAGGCATGATCTGATAAATGACCTCTCAGTGATAAGGGGCTTTGCAGAGCTTGCAATGGAAAATCAGGCCTGCGAATACTGCCCCCGTATAGTCGAAAGAGTTGATAAGGCCGTGAACATGATAAGAAAAATGAAGGAGGTCGAACAGACAATATCCAGCAGAGATTTTTCGTCATTCCGGATTTCGGAGGTTATCGCATCAGTTATGCAGAACTACGACATAAAGTGGAGCATATATGGCGACGCGCGGGTAATGGCGGATTTTGGAATATACTCCGTCTTCGAGAATCTCATAAGCAATGCCGTAAAGCATGGTAAAACGGATAGAATGAAATTCGAAGTTCTGCATGAAAACGGGGAAGTAACCATCAGAACCATAGACTACGGGGTCGGAATACCGGAAGAAATAAGAGACAGAATATTTGATGAGGGTTTCACCACCTCATCCGGTCAGGGAATCGGGCTTTTCATCGTTAAAAAGCTGATTGAGAAGTATGGAGGTTCTGTGTCGGTCCACACGAACGAGCCGAGCGGGACGGTCTTCACCATAAAACTGAAAAGTGTTCAGGACAACAATTAG
- a CDS encoding acetate--CoA ligase, protein MGDEGLKEFKEMWKLARDNPEEFWNKKAEEASQDIHWFKKWDRVFEWDYPKFSWFAGGKTNISYSCLDYKLKRYGNKVAYIYENPEFGISYSVTYNQLYDMVKKYAKALRGAGVNKGDRVLLYIPNSIEGAAMLLAVARIGAISVTVFAGFSPNAVADRIELTSPKIILTQDYSVRRGKIINLKENVDEALKIAPEEVSRGVEKVVIKRMMPDQELHLDDNRDILLEDFLKLGDGQSADYVEMDATDPIFVMPTSGTTAKPKPVVHVHGGYQIWNYFGAKWVYGLQPDDIIFNTSDIGWIVGQSYMVFGPLLAGASVILFDGTPDYPKPGIWYEVIERNRATLIWTSPTGARFLRKQGVEVAKDYDLSSVSRVICAGEVLNPDVWEWLYRDLFEERIPIIDHMWQTETGAPIFGYPYGLMGDSVTDVIKPGSAGLPMPGVIPLIVDEAEEKVLGPNEKGVLYLERPFPGLTPTLWDSFERYVDSYWNGVIKGYRSGDAAYLDEDGYIWFAGRADEVIKIAGHRIGTIEVENALISHPAVAEAGVVGVPDEVRGEVAAAFVVLKPGYEPGDDLKKELIQHVRKTMGPIVVFRDIQFVNMLPKTRSGKIMRRVMKRLFTGEDLGDLSTIEEVASVDEIRDAVAKLTKL, encoded by the coding sequence ATGGGGGATGAGGGATTAAAGGAATTCAAGGAGATGTGGAAGCTTGCTCGGGACAATCCTGAAGAATTCTGGAATAAAAAGGCTGAAGAGGCCTCTCAGGACATACACTGGTTTAAAAAATGGGACAGGGTATTTGAATGGGACTATCCAAAATTCAGCTGGTTTGCGGGAGGAAAGACAAACATAAGCTACAGCTGCTTAGACTACAAGCTGAAAAGGTACGGAAACAAGGTGGCATACATCTACGAAAACCCGGAATTTGGAATCTCGTATTCCGTAACCTACAACCAGCTCTATGACATGGTGAAGAAGTATGCGAAAGCGCTCAGAGGGGCAGGAGTGAACAAGGGAGACAGGGTTCTGCTCTACATACCCAACTCAATCGAAGGAGCAGCCATGCTCCTCGCTGTGGCAAGAATTGGAGCGATCTCAGTCACAGTATTCGCAGGGTTCTCGCCAAACGCTGTGGCTGACAGAATTGAACTCACATCTCCGAAAATAATTCTCACGCAGGACTATTCAGTTAGAAGAGGCAAAATCATAAATCTGAAGGAGAACGTAGACGAGGCTCTGAAAATAGCTCCTGAAGAGGTTAGCAGAGGAGTCGAAAAGGTAGTTATAAAAAGAATGATGCCGGATCAGGAGCTTCATCTTGACGATAACAGAGACATCCTTCTCGAAGACTTCCTGAAGCTGGGCGATGGCCAGAGTGCAGATTACGTTGAGATGGATGCAACTGACCCGATATTCGTCATGCCCACATCCGGAACAACAGCAAAGCCAAAGCCCGTCGTCCATGTCCACGGAGGCTACCAGATATGGAACTACTTCGGAGCCAAATGGGTTTACGGATTGCAGCCGGATGACATAATATTCAACACCTCGGATATCGGGTGGATAGTCGGGCAGAGCTACATGGTTTTCGGTCCTCTGCTGGCCGGAGCTTCGGTCATACTGTTCGATGGGACTCCCGATTACCCGAAGCCCGGGATCTGGTATGAAGTGATCGAGAGGAACAGAGCAACTCTCATCTGGACGTCCCCAACCGGGGCAAGGTTCCTCAGGAAGCAGGGGGTTGAGGTTGCAAAAGATTACGACCTAAGCTCGGTTTCGAGAGTAATATGTGCAGGAGAGGTTCTGAACCCGGATGTGTGGGAGTGGCTTTACCGAGACCTGTTCGAGGAAAGAATACCAATTATAGATCACATGTGGCAGACTGAAACAGGAGCACCGATATTCGGATACCCATACGGCCTCATGGGTGACAGTGTTACGGATGTCATCAAGCCCGGGTCTGCTGGACTGCCAATGCCCGGAGTTATTCCACTGATAGTTGACGAGGCTGAAGAGAAGGTGCTGGGACCGAACGAGAAAGGAGTCCTTTACCTCGAAAGACCCTTCCCGGGACTTACACCAACCCTGTGGGACAGCTTCGAAAGGTATGTTGACTCGTACTGGAACGGAGTGATAAAGGGATACAGAAGTGGAGATGCCGCCTACCTCGACGAGGATGGATATATATGGTTCGCAGGCAGAGCTGATGAGGTTATAAAGATTGCAGGTCACAGAATTGGAACCATTGAGGTTGAGAATGCACTCATCTCTCATCCTGCAGTAGCTGAGGCAGGAGTTGTTGGTGTGCCAGATGAGGTCAGAGGAGAGGTTGCAGCCGCATTTGTCGTGCTTAAACCCGGCTACGAACCAGGAGATGATCTTAAGAAAGAGCTGATTCAGCATGTGAGAAAAACAATGGGCCCAATTGTCGTTTTCAGGGACATTCAGTTTGTCAACATGCTTCCGAAGACGAGAAGTGGAAAGATCATGAGAAGAGTCATGAAGAGGCTCTTCACAGGCGAGGACCTTGGAGATCTGTCAACAATAGAAGAGGTTGCATCGGTCGATGAGATTAGAGATGCTGTTGCGAAGTTAACGAAGCTCTGA
- a CDS encoding heterodisulfide reductase-related iron-sulfur binding cluster yields MIRPKYVIEFLSENMRKTGNPLGMGNEKINTWWKETDIKNEGEWFFFTGMLYQLTPYIETVTRWLEKVENSRLQTLLSLSRYVPVSFSVLSMITPKDSRNEADRILRSIHSLLVKSGTDVYYLPELDFYSGILLYDLGDDDGFREHARFVAEKLSKAGVERIVTPDPHTTYALRKLYPEYTGMEFEVKSYIELIGEPKSRNHEEFVIHDPCYYGRYLEISDRIREVLNSAGVNYMDVVYSKKMTNCCGGPIEALSPKISKEIAKLRLEELGNSNIITFCPICLANLRRAGGNAVDFALVVGDGDR; encoded by the coding sequence ATGATAAGGCCGAAGTACGTGATTGAATTCCTGTCAGAAAACATGAGAAAAACAGGAAACCCTCTCGGAATGGGGAATGAAAAAATAAACACATGGTGGAAAGAAACGGACATCAAAAACGAGGGAGAATGGTTCTTCTTCACGGGAATGCTTTACCAGCTAACGCCCTACATCGAAACAGTTACAAGATGGCTGGAAAAAGTCGAGAACTCCCGGTTGCAGACGTTGCTTTCCCTTTCCAGATACGTTCCGGTTTCATTCAGCGTTCTCAGCATGATAACTCCAAAAGACAGTAGGAATGAGGCAGACAGAATTCTCAGGAGCATTCACTCATTGCTCGTAAAATCCGGAACAGATGTTTACTACCTGCCCGAACTTGACTTTTACAGCGGTATTCTGCTTTACGACCTTGGGGATGATGATGGATTCAGAGAGCATGCCAGATTCGTTGCGGAAAAGCTCAGCAAAGCTGGAGTTGAGAGAATCGTAACTCCAGACCCTCACACCACCTACGCCCTGAGAAAACTTTACCCCGAATACACCGGAATGGAATTCGAGGTTAAAAGCTACATTGAGCTGATTGGTGAGCCAAAAAGCAGGAATCACGAGGAATTTGTGATTCACGATCCGTGCTATTACGGAAGATATCTTGAGATATCGGACAGAATAAGAGAAGTGCTTAACTCAGCCGGCGTAAATTACATGGATGTGGTATACTCCAAAAAGATGACAAACTGCTGCGGAGGACCGATAGAGGCACTGTCTCCTAAGATTTCTAAAGAGATAGCAAAGCTCAGACTTGAAGAGCTTGGAAATTCCAACATAATCACCTTCTGTCCGATATGCCTTGCAAACCTGAGAAGAGCGGGAGGAAATGCCGTCGATTTCGCCCTGGTGGTTGGAGATGGGGATCGCTGA
- a CDS encoding pyruvate carboxylase subunit B, which produces MSVYNDLKKSLEKYFEDVREGSFSYKRIEWELDNLIYPYIGNFLATGDLSREEARELFRYCEERLKEFREDL; this is translated from the coding sequence ATGAGTGTGTACAACGATCTCAAAAAATCGCTGGAAAAGTACTTTGAGGACGTCAGGGAAGGGAGTTTCAGCTACAAAAGAATCGAATGGGAACTGGATAACCTGATCTATCCGTACATCGGTAACTTTCTTGCCACCGGTGACCTGAGCAGGGAGGAGGCAAGGGAACTTTTCAGATACTGCGAGGAGAGGCTGAAGGAATTCAGGGAAGATTTATAA
- a CDS encoding ATP-dependent DNA ligase has protein sequence MLTFSEFAELCQIVEKISSTLEKTARIAVFIREIEDEDDLYNAVLFLQGRIYPEWSERDLGVGVGLIYEAMRIATGIDRKTIENLIREKGDFGLAAEELVKKKTQTLLFREELTVKKLREIFDEISSLEGGGSQKKKILLLSELYSLCSPIEARYLTRLILREMRLGIGEGIIRDAIGKAFGIESEIVERAYMITNDFGKVAVEAKNGGKQALLSLRITPHIPVKMMLAQVAESLEEATREIKELGVEWKFDGSRVQIHYADGRVTIYSRRLENVTNALPDIVSEIKRCVRENVILDGEVIAVKDGRPMPFQHVLRRFRRKHGVSRMVEEIPLKVYLYDILYDDGEVIDLPLKERRTRLISAIGESDAVKVAEQIVTSDVDVIQQEFDRAIQAGHEGLMLKNLESRYIPGKRGKNWLKLKATMETLDLVVVGGEWGEGKRSNLISSFELACLDEYGGLLRVGKVATGFTDEDLEELTELFKPEIEYQEGKRIVFNPKYVFEVAYQEIQKSPKYESGYALRFPRFVRLRDDKSVEEADTIERVARLYEVQFRSKGGS, from the coding sequence ATGCTCACATTCTCGGAATTTGCTGAGCTCTGTCAGATTGTTGAAAAAATATCATCCACACTTGAAAAAACAGCAAGAATTGCCGTTTTCATAAGGGAGATTGAGGATGAGGATGATTTGTACAACGCAGTCCTCTTCCTCCAGGGAAGAATTTACCCGGAATGGAGTGAGCGGGACCTGGGCGTCGGAGTGGGGCTGATCTATGAGGCCATGAGAATAGCGACAGGTATTGACAGAAAGACAATTGAAAATCTGATAAGGGAGAAGGGAGATTTCGGTCTTGCCGCAGAAGAACTCGTTAAGAAGAAGACCCAGACCCTGCTCTTCAGAGAGGAGCTTACAGTAAAGAAGTTGAGAGAAATATTCGACGAGATCAGTTCCCTTGAAGGAGGGGGGAGCCAGAAAAAGAAGATACTGCTGCTCTCTGAGCTGTATTCGCTCTGCAGTCCGATTGAAGCCAGATACTTGACCAGACTGATACTCAGGGAAATGAGGCTGGGCATAGGAGAGGGGATAATAAGAGATGCAATAGGAAAGGCGTTTGGAATCGAGTCTGAAATTGTCGAGCGGGCATACATGATCACAAACGATTTTGGAAAGGTTGCAGTTGAGGCGAAAAACGGTGGGAAACAGGCGTTGCTGTCCCTCAGGATAACCCCTCATATCCCCGTAAAGATGATGCTCGCCCAGGTTGCAGAAAGCCTCGAGGAAGCAACGAGGGAAATCAAGGAGCTTGGAGTCGAGTGGAAGTTTGATGGCTCAAGAGTCCAGATTCATTACGCCGATGGCAGAGTTACAATCTACTCAAGGAGGCTTGAAAACGTTACAAACGCCCTGCCAGATATCGTCAGCGAGATAAAGAGATGCGTCAGGGAGAACGTCATTCTCGATGGCGAGGTTATCGCCGTCAAGGACGGAAGGCCAATGCCGTTCCAGCACGTACTCAGGAGGTTCAGGAGGAAGCACGGCGTGTCCAGAATGGTGGAAGAGATTCCCCTGAAAGTCTACCTGTACGACATCCTGTACGACGATGGCGAGGTAATAGACCTTCCGCTGAAGGAAAGAAGAACGAGACTCATTTCTGCTATAGGTGAAAGCGATGCTGTAAAAGTGGCAGAACAGATTGTAACCTCGGACGTGGATGTAATCCAGCAGGAGTTCGACAGGGCAATTCAGGCAGGTCACGAGGGGTTGATGCTGAAAAATCTGGAATCGAGATATATTCCCGGAAAGAGGGGGAAGAACTGGCTCAAGCTCAAGGCGACCATGGAAACTCTTGACCTCGTGGTTGTTGGAGGAGAGTGGGGCGAGGGCAAGAGGAGCAACCTGATAAGCTCGTTTGAGCTTGCATGTCTGGACGAGTACGGGGGGCTGCTTAGAGTGGGCAAGGTTGCAACGGGGTTTACAGATGAGGACCTTGAAGAGCTGACTGAACTTTTCAAGCCTGAAATCGAGTACCAAGAGGGAAAAAGAATAGTATTCAATCCAAAATACGTTTTCGAAGTGGCATATCAGGAGATACAGAAAAGCCCAAAGTATGAGAGCGGTTACGCTCTGAGATTTCCGAGATTCGTCAGGCTCAGAGATGACAAAAGCGTTGAGGAAGCAGATACAATAGAGAGGGTCGCAAGACTCTACGAGGTGCAGTTCAGGAGCAAGGGTGGCTCATAG
- a CDS encoding LutB/LldF family L-lactate oxidation iron-sulfur protein, whose translation MNVYDAINRPSIKEGILRSLRNLSDAVRKNIENHPYLFDFADEVKKARLDVAENYDYWIDKAVRTLEEKGVQVHQARNADEARKIAGEIVGEGKTVVKAKSMVSEEIHLREYLEKLGNEVWETDLGELIVQLAGDKPMHMVIPALHYSEEEVGRILQKIGVKGKNAEEMARGVRKFMRKKFLEADVGISGCNAFSAETGRIFLIENEGNIRLSTSLPETYIALISIDKILPSDELALKSVLVQSAFFGTFPPAYININEKATEQIMHAILIDNGRKNTPYREQLSCVKCGRCQLECPVFQLAGNIWGGDVYGGPMGMGWSAVTGEMVELCFLSTLCGKCMEVCPMSIDMPGIIRSLRKRILEQDIRQQ comes from the coding sequence ATGAACGTATATGATGCCATAAACAGACCGTCAATCAAAGAGGGAATTCTGAGATCTCTTAGAAACTTGAGCGATGCCGTAAGGAAGAACATAGAGAACCACCCATACCTGTTCGATTTTGCTGATGAGGTTAAAAAAGCCAGGCTTGATGTGGCTGAGAATTACGACTACTGGATTGATAAAGCCGTAAGGACTCTTGAAGAGAAGGGCGTTCAGGTTCACCAAGCCAGAAATGCTGATGAGGCAAGGAAAATTGCTGGTGAAATAGTTGGAGAAGGAAAAACGGTTGTGAAGGCAAAGTCAATGGTATCTGAAGAGATACACCTGAGAGAATATCTCGAAAAGCTTGGAAACGAGGTGTGGGAGACCGACCTCGGAGAACTGATAGTTCAGCTTGCAGGAGATAAGCCAATGCACATGGTTATTCCTGCTCTGCATTATTCTGAAGAGGAAGTGGGAAGAATTCTACAGAAAATTGGAGTTAAAGGGAAAAATGCTGAAGAGATGGCCAGAGGAGTTAGAAAATTCATGAGAAAGAAATTCCTGGAGGCTGATGTTGGTATTTCCGGATGCAACGCATTTTCGGCAGAGACGGGAAGGATCTTCCTGATAGAGAACGAAGGGAACATCAGGCTATCAACCTCCCTGCCGGAAACCTACATTGCCCTGATAAGCATAGACAAGATCCTCCCATCCGACGAGCTTGCCCTCAAATCCGTACTCGTGCAATCCGCATTTTTCGGTACATTCCCTCCAGCATACATCAACATAAACGAGAAGGCAACCGAGCAGATAATGCACGCAATACTCATCGATAATGGCAGAAAGAATACCCCATACAGAGAACAGCTTTCGTGTGTCAAGTGCGGAAGATGTCAGCTTGAATGCCCTGTTTTCCAGCTTGCCGGAAACATCTGGGGGGGAGATGTGTACGGAGGGCCGATGGGCATGGGCTGGAGTGCAGTAACTGGCGAGATGGTTGAACTGTGTTTCCTCTCAACGCTGTGCGGAAAATGCATGGAAGTCTGTCCGATGAGCATTGACATGCCCGGCATCATAAGGTCGCTGAGAAAGAGAATCCTTGAGCAGGACATTAGACAACAGTAA
- the surE gene encoding 5'/3'-nucleotidase SurE — protein MKILLTNDDGLYSPGLKASYRALSKFGEVYAVTPAVQKSGVGRSISIMEPIRVSEVKIDGIKIYAVDGTPTDAVIIGIHEIIGDIPDLTVSGINLGENLSTEAVTTSGTVGAALEAATQGSKAMAVSLEMRDAFKFESFFAPVDFSNASMVLEKLAKMVLEKGLPEGVDLLNVNVPERWNGRYRFTKLARRLYRTRIDVRFDPRGRKYYWIDGEEEEDAEEGTDLNAIRKGYVSITPLTLDMTSRIDFGELERWFDD, from the coding sequence ATGAAAATTCTTCTAACTAACGACGATGGACTTTACTCTCCCGGGCTGAAAGCGAGTTACCGGGCGTTGAGTAAATTCGGGGAAGTCTATGCTGTAACTCCTGCTGTTCAGAAAAGTGGAGTTGGTAGAAGCATCTCCATAATGGAACCGATAAGGGTGAGCGAGGTGAAAATAGATGGCATTAAGATTTATGCCGTTGACGGCACACCAACCGACGCAGTCATAATCGGCATTCATGAAATCATCGGAGACATTCCGGATCTCACTGTTTCGGGTATAAATCTGGGTGAAAATCTTTCGACTGAAGCTGTCACAACTTCTGGGACTGTTGGGGCAGCTTTGGAGGCCGCCACTCAGGGAAGTAAGGCGATGGCAGTAAGCTTGGAGATGAGAGATGCTTTCAAATTTGAGTCATTTTTCGCTCCTGTGGATTTCTCGAATGCCAGCATGGTGCTTGAGAAGCTTGCGAAGATGGTGCTGGAGAAGGGTTTGCCTGAAGGTGTGGATCTGCTGAACGTGAACGTGCCTGAAAGGTGGAACGGCAGATACAGGTTTACAAAGCTTGCAAGGAGGCTTTACCGGACAAGAATTGACGTCAGGTTCGACCCAAGGGGCAGGAAATATTACTGGATTGATGGTGAAGAGGAGGAAGATGCGGAGGAGGGAACGGACCTGAATGCAATAAGGAAAGGTTACGTTTCGATAACGCCCCTGACCCTTGACATGACCTCGAGAATTGATTTTGGCGAGCTTGAGAGGTGGTTCGATGATTGA
- the amrS gene encoding AmmeMemoRadiSam system radical SAM enzyme, producing MIVESYLHEKLNGSVKCKTCMHYCILKEGQWGICRVRKNRSGRLEVHNYGLISSIHLDPIEKKPFHNFMPGSKALSLGSVSCNFRCRHCQNYEISFADLSFPYLKELTPEEVSRLAEGYGADGISWTYNEPAIMHEFALDASRIAKKKGYYITYVSNGYMSHEAVEQFDVLDAVNVDVKAFNEEFYRKICKARLSRVIECVEHLSDKGVFIEITYLTIPGHNDDEKEIREFARWVSDLNPRIPVHFSRFHPDFQMLDVPPTPVETIERAVSIAREEGLEYIYAGNVWGHRYENTYCPSCGELLIAREGFYVREINLKGDKCPNCGYRQNIVLK from the coding sequence ATGATCGTCGAGTCATACCTCCACGAAAAACTGAATGGAAGCGTTAAATGCAAAACCTGCATGCATTACTGCATCCTGAAAGAGGGGCAGTGGGGGATCTGCAGGGTAAGGAAAAACAGATCCGGAAGACTTGAAGTTCACAATTACGGCCTGATATCCTCGATCCACCTTGACCCCATTGAAAAAAAGCCATTTCACAACTTCATGCCCGGCTCAAAGGCGCTGTCCCTTGGCAGCGTGAGCTGCAACTTCAGGTGCAGACACTGTCAGAACTATGAGATTAGCTTTGCCGATCTCAGCTTCCCCTATCTCAAAGAGCTGACGCCGGAAGAGGTTTCCAGACTCGCAGAAGGCTACGGAGCAGACGGCATAAGCTGGACGTACAACGAACCAGCCATAATGCACGAGTTTGCCTTGGACGCGAGCAGGATTGCAAAGAAAAAAGGATACTACATCACGTACGTCTCAAACGGCTACATGAGCCACGAGGCGGTTGAACAGTTCGATGTTCTCGATGCAGTAAATGTGGACGTTAAGGCATTCAACGAGGAGTTTTACAGAAAAATCTGCAAAGCCAGACTCAGCAGAGTTATCGAGTGTGTCGAACATCTCAGCGATAAGGGAGTGTTCATCGAAATAACCTACCTGACCATCCCCGGCCACAACGATGATGAAAAAGAGATAAGAGAATTCGCAAGATGGGTTTCCGACCTCAATCCCAGAATCCCCGTGCATTTCTCCCGATTCCACCCAGATTTTCAGATGCTTGATGTCCCTCCAACGCCCGTTGAAACAATTGAAAGAGCGGTCAGCATAGCGAGGGAGGAGGGACTGGAATACATATATGCAGGCAACGTCTGGGGTCACAGATACGAGAACACGTACTGTCCAAGCTGCGGGGAATTGCTCATCGCGAGAGAAGGTTTCTACGTAAGAGAAATAAATCTGAAAGGAGATAAATGTCCGAACTGTGGTTACAGACAGAACATTGTTTTAAAATAG
- a CDS encoding LUD domain-containing protein — protein sequence MGIAESLKHNGVEVIVTDNAEKEIQKFGNAHVSIALSADENTGIVFFGGFEEKKNAGLADHHVVILKTDDVKSDIISAYRHALNKSGMLFASSSASKTADIEGKLVFGMHGPRKLTVIIEVKE from the coding sequence ATGGGGATCGCTGAATCTCTCAAGCATAACGGCGTCGAGGTTATCGTAACGGATAACGCAGAAAAAGAGATTCAGAAATTTGGGAATGCCCATGTCAGCATCGCTCTGAGTGCTGATGAAAACACGGGAATCGTCTTTTTCGGGGGCTTTGAGGAGAAAAAAAATGCTGGCTTGGCAGACCACCACGTTGTAATTCTCAAAACAGATGATGTTAAAAGCGACATAATCTCAGCCTACAGACATGCTCTGAACAAATCAGGTATGCTCTTCGCCTCAAGCAGCGCATCCAAGACTGCGGACATCGAGGGAAAGCTGGTCTTCGGGATGCACGGACCGAGAAAGCTGACCGTAATAATCGAGGTGAAAGAATGA